One region of Eleutherodactylus coqui strain aEleCoq1 chromosome 5, aEleCoq1.hap1, whole genome shotgun sequence genomic DNA includes:
- the LOC136629060 gene encoding gastrula zinc finger protein XlCGF66.1-like, which yields MEKDKSKMAESIINVTLEILFQLTGEDYTVVKKTSSDGCRAPVCDEWGRPHSPIPGPQPHPLIHEDINVQKILELTNKMIELLTGEVPIRCQDVAVYFSMEEWEYLEGHKDLYKEAMMETRQPLPSPGNRQD from the exons ATGGAGAAGGACAAGagcaagatggcggagagtataataaatgtcaccctagagatactcttccagcttactggggag gattacacagtagtgaagaagacctctagcgatggctgtcgggcccctgtgtgtgatgaatGGGGAAGACCCCATAGCCCAATCCCGGGgccccaaccgcaccccctgatacatgaggacatcaatgtacagaagattctagaactgaccaacaagatgattgagctgctgactggagag gttcctataaggtgtcaggatgtcgctgtctatttctccatggaggagtgggagtatttagaaggacacaaggatctgtacaaggaggccatgatggagacccgccagccgctcccatcaccaggtaatagacaggactaa